A region of Chitinophaga flava DNA encodes the following proteins:
- a CDS encoding RagB/SusD family nutrient uptake outer membrane protein, whose amino-acid sequence MKKHRLLFIIIFSISALTACHKDFLDTKPTNAVPDDQVFNSVDNAETALTGIWAYMFETYFTFAVPGIKSLDLTSDAMGSDVAVTTAYGFRDAYTFNEMADNTKNRVSAYWTILYKVIDNCNNFLSKIDQVPGDDAKRKILKGQASALRGYCYLTLAEFYSFGVTNNASAKSVPIYTTPADPSTPGKPRATVTQVYQQAISDLEAAAPLLSGYTRDATQKFKINNNVVSGLLARAYLYSNQPAKAIDAAVAARKGYTLMSGDDYNKGFNDVSNVEWIWGQPQTPNQNVAASTFTFLDVSTPVSYYKSFKADPYFQGYFDSTDVRFRLFQWNTSGPGALLYKKFRFRDPGALVADVVLMRSAEMYLIEAEGYARTGNAAKAADALNALRTARNATAFNPAGTGTVLDSILLERRKELWGEGFSLVDIIRTGGTVVRKAFKSVNGGDSIINVIQPDGSVVAVHGVGHRTLNLPDKSPFKANSSYYLFAIPLSEVQNNPNLNN is encoded by the coding sequence ATGAAAAAGCACCGTCTTTTATTTATCATCATATTCTCGATATCCGCCCTGACAGCCTGCCACAAGGACTTTCTGGACACCAAGCCTACCAATGCAGTGCCGGATGACCAGGTGTTTAATTCGGTAGATAATGCCGAAACAGCATTGACAGGGATATGGGCCTACATGTTCGAAACCTATTTCACCTTTGCCGTACCCGGTATCAAATCGCTGGATCTTACCAGCGATGCAATGGGTAGCGATGTAGCGGTGACCACTGCCTATGGTTTCAGGGACGCCTATACGTTCAACGAAATGGCCGATAACACCAAAAACAGGGTGAGCGCCTACTGGACCATCCTCTATAAGGTGATCGACAACTGTAACAATTTCCTGTCTAAAATAGACCAGGTACCCGGAGATGACGCCAAACGTAAAATTCTGAAAGGACAGGCTTCCGCATTGCGTGGTTACTGCTACCTTACCCTCGCGGAGTTTTATTCCTTTGGTGTGACTAATAATGCCAGTGCAAAGTCAGTTCCCATCTATACTACACCTGCCGATCCCAGTACGCCCGGTAAACCAAGAGCTACTGTAACGCAGGTATACCAGCAGGCCATCAGCGACCTGGAAGCGGCTGCACCATTACTGTCCGGCTATACCCGTGATGCTACTCAGAAATTTAAAATAAACAACAACGTGGTGAGCGGTTTACTGGCCAGGGCTTACCTCTATAGCAACCAACCGGCTAAAGCCATCGATGCAGCAGTAGCGGCGCGTAAAGGCTACACGCTGATGTCTGGAGACGACTATAACAAAGGCTTTAATGATGTGAGTAATGTGGAATGGATCTGGGGCCAGCCGCAGACACCTAACCAGAATGTAGCAGCTTCTACTTTTACCTTCCTGGATGTGTCCACACCGGTATCCTACTATAAAAGCTTTAAAGCGGATCCTTATTTTCAGGGCTATTTTGATAGCACTGACGTTCGTTTCCGTTTGTTCCAATGGAATACTTCCGGTCCGGGTGCCTTGTTGTACAAGAAATTCCGTTTCCGTGATCCGGGTGCGCTGGTAGCCGATGTAGTGCTGATGCGTTCTGCCGAAATGTACCTGATTGAAGCAGAAGGATATGCCCGTACTGGTAATGCCGCAAAAGCAGCTGATGCGCTCAATGCGCTGAGGACAGCCAGGAATGCAACAGCATTTAATCCTGCCGGTACCGGTACCGTGTTGGACAGTATCCTGCTGGAAAGAAGAAAGGAACTGTGGGGAGAAGGATTCTCGCTGGTGGATATTATTCGTACAGGCGGCACCGTTGTAAGGAAAGCATTTAAATCCGTCAACGGAGGCGACAGCATCATCAACGTTATACAGCCGGATGGCTCTGTAGTAGCGGTACATGGGGTAGGGCACCGTACCCTGAACTTACCGGATAAAAGTCCGTTTAAGGCCAACAGTTCTTATTACCTGTTTGCCATACCGCTTAGTGAAGTGCAGAATAATCCGAATCTCAACAACTAG
- a CDS encoding SusC/RagA family TonB-linked outer membrane protein, with protein sequence MLQRLLIFLLLLGPLAAFSQVRTVTGIVLSAKDKEPLPGATIVIKGTTKGVLSGPDGSFRLEVTDPAATTLVISYVGMVPQEVPVSTSPIQVSLQSAGKNIDEVVIVAYGTAKKSSYTGSVSQIKGAELQNRQVSSVTKALQGLAPGVQSASQSGQPGSDATIRIRGVGSINASADPLYVVDGVPYGGNLSAINPFDIESISVLKDAASSALYGSRGANGVIIITTKKGRAKGASIDLRVSQGYSKRAVSDYNRVSTDQYFPMYWRALFNENLGSQDSATAARNASRDLVGELGINPYGSAYPQPVGTDGKLVSGAKPLWNDDWAKGMQRTGHRTEANLSISGATDKTRYFISGGYLDDQGIYLGSGFKRYNVRSNLDIDARKWLKVGLNLSAAHSDQQAPPTEDSRSDNYVNYGRLMGPMYPIYERDPNTGAYLLDGKGNRIFDFGPYRPDPANPRTNLIQTSGIDKHDTIRDDVSVRVYGEATLWKGLKFKTSYNADYSSRVGHDYTNPTLGFDAEVGGTVVKGNYRTFSWTFNNILTYENTFNEKHHLNLLAGQEAYKFTYTYVEGSKSGFSVPGIDEPAGAALITGFTGYSDNYSLSSYLGRAEYDYAGKYFFSASLRGDGSSRFAPKVRWGTFWSLGASWKATEEAFLKDKSWLNLLSFRVSYGGQGNDNLGPARYYNYLPLYAINSNLGMGGTYRQSLYNDKLKWETNLNLNAGVDWSMFENRFGGSAEFFIRRSQDLLYSRPKPLSIGYASVDENIGALKNTGIDINLHGTPIRTKDFSWNIDLNMTHYRNKVTSLPQKEIISGTKKLMVGKSIYDFYLRQWAGVDPNTGQPLWKYTNPDGSIKDTSNYSQATQYYSGSSLPDLYGGLTNTFTYKNFSFSFLITYSLGGKVLDNDYTFLMGLGSSAGRAWSTEMLNAWTPTNRNTDVPQLNTVSPSWTAASTRFLYDATYARLKSVNLSYSLPRTLMERAHLNNVTVYLQGENLITLYNHQGMDPEQTVGGTTYYRYPAVKTVSAGINLSF encoded by the coding sequence TGCTGCTTGGGCCACTGGCAGCCTTTTCACAGGTCCGCACGGTTACCGGTATTGTCCTGTCGGCAAAAGACAAAGAACCACTTCCGGGTGCTACCATCGTCATCAAAGGAACGACGAAAGGGGTATTGTCAGGACCTGACGGTTCCTTCCGCCTGGAGGTTACTGATCCCGCAGCCACTACACTGGTCATCAGCTATGTAGGCATGGTGCCGCAGGAAGTGCCTGTCAGCACATCACCGATTCAGGTATCACTACAGTCAGCTGGTAAAAATATCGATGAAGTGGTGATTGTGGCTTATGGTACCGCTAAAAAGAGTTCCTATACCGGTTCGGTATCACAGATAAAAGGAGCCGAACTGCAAAACAGACAGGTGTCCAGCGTCACTAAAGCATTACAGGGCCTGGCGCCAGGCGTGCAAAGTGCTTCCCAGAGCGGCCAGCCTGGTTCAGACGCTACCATCCGCATTCGCGGGGTAGGCTCTATCAACGCTTCTGCAGATCCGTTGTATGTGGTAGATGGAGTACCTTATGGTGGTAATCTCAGTGCTATCAATCCTTTTGATATTGAATCCATCAGTGTCCTGAAAGACGCGGCTTCCAGCGCTCTTTACGGTTCCCGTGGTGCTAATGGTGTGATCATCATCACCACTAAAAAAGGAAGAGCAAAAGGTGCCAGTATAGACCTTCGCGTTAGTCAGGGTTATTCTAAAAGAGCAGTGAGCGACTATAACAGGGTCTCCACTGATCAGTATTTCCCGATGTACTGGCGTGCGCTTTTCAACGAAAACCTGGGCAGTCAGGATTCTGCCACTGCTGCCAGAAATGCCAGCCGTGACCTGGTTGGAGAACTGGGCATCAACCCCTACGGCAGCGCCTATCCGCAGCCGGTAGGTACCGATGGTAAACTGGTATCCGGCGCCAAACCCCTATGGAACGACGACTGGGCTAAAGGCATGCAACGCACTGGTCATCGTACAGAAGCTAACCTGAGCATCAGCGGCGCTACCGATAAAACCAGATACTTTATCTCCGGCGGCTACCTTGATGACCAGGGTATCTACCTGGGCTCGGGTTTCAAACGTTACAACGTCCGCTCTAACCTCGATATAGACGCCCGTAAATGGCTGAAAGTAGGGCTGAACCTCAGCGCTGCCCATTCCGACCAGCAGGCGCCTCCTACTGAAGACAGCCGCAGCGACAACTATGTCAACTATGGCCGTCTCATGGGCCCCATGTATCCAATCTATGAGCGTGACCCTAATACCGGCGCCTATTTACTGGATGGCAAGGGCAACAGAATATTCGACTTCGGTCCTTACCGCCCTGACCCGGCCAATCCAAGAACCAACCTGATACAGACTTCCGGCATCGATAAACACGATACCATCCGCGACGACGTGTCTGTTCGTGTATACGGCGAAGCTACCCTCTGGAAAGGACTGAAATTTAAAACCAGCTACAACGCGGATTATTCCTCCCGTGTAGGACACGACTATACCAACCCTACCCTCGGTTTCGATGCCGAAGTAGGCGGTACCGTAGTAAAAGGTAACTATCGCACTTTCAGCTGGACCTTCAACAATATCCTGACCTACGAGAATACTTTCAATGAAAAACATCACCTGAACCTGCTTGCAGGACAGGAAGCCTATAAATTTACCTATACCTATGTGGAAGGTTCCAAATCCGGATTCTCCGTACCAGGTATCGATGAACCTGCTGGTGCAGCACTGATTACAGGTTTTACCGGTTATTCCGATAATTATAGCCTGTCCAGTTACCTGGGAAGAGCAGAATATGATTACGCCGGTAAATACTTCTTCTCCGCTTCACTTCGTGGCGATGGTTCTTCCCGCTTTGCACCCAAGGTGCGCTGGGGTACCTTCTGGTCTTTAGGCGCCTCCTGGAAAGCTACAGAAGAGGCATTCCTGAAAGATAAATCCTGGCTCAACCTCCTCTCATTCCGTGTCAGCTACGGTGGACAGGGTAACGATAACCTCGGGCCTGCCCGTTATTACAACTACCTGCCGTTATATGCTATTAACAGTAACCTGGGTATGGGAGGCACTTACCGTCAAAGCCTCTACAACGATAAGTTGAAATGGGAAACCAACCTTAACCTGAATGCTGGGGTAGACTGGAGCATGTTCGAAAACCGCTTTGGTGGTAGTGCGGAATTCTTTATCCGCCGCTCCCAGGACCTGCTCTATTCCAGACCTAAACCGCTTTCTATCGGATATGCATCTGTAGATGAAAACATTGGTGCTCTGAAGAATACCGGTATCGATATCAACCTGCATGGTACACCCATAAGAACTAAAGATTTCAGCTGGAACATAGACCTCAACATGACCCACTACCGGAACAAGGTTACCAGTCTGCCACAGAAGGAGATCATCTCCGGTACCAAAAAACTGATGGTAGGCAAGTCTATCTACGACTTCTATCTCCGTCAGTGGGCCGGCGTGGATCCTAACACTGGTCAGCCACTTTGGAAGTATACCAATCCTGATGGATCTATTAAAGACACCAGCAACTACAGCCAGGCAACCCAGTACTACTCCGGCTCTTCATTGCCAGACCTGTACGGCGGCCTGACCAATACTTTCACCTACAAAAACTTTTCGTTCTCTTTCCTGATTACGTATAGTTTGGGTGGCAAAGTGCTGGATAACGACTATACATTCCTGATGGGATTGGGCTCATCTGCCGGCCGTGCATGGTCTACCGAAATGCTCAACGCCTGGACACCTACCAACCGCAATACAGATGTACCACAGTTGAATACAGTCTCGCCTTCCTGGACCGCAGCATCTACCCGCTTTTTATATGATGCAACTTATGCCAGGCTGAAAAGCGTGAACCTCAGTTATTCATTGCCCAGAACATTGATGGAAAGAGCACACCTGAACAATGTGACCGTTTATCTCCAGGGTGAGAACCTGATCACGCTCTACAACCACCAGGGCATGGACCCTGAGCAAACTGTAGGCGGTACCACCTACTATCGTTATCCGGCTGTGAAAACAGTTTCTGCCGGTATTAATCTGAGTTTCTAA